The genome window TGTATTCATCATTTCAGCGCAGATTACCAGGCCGATTGTCAGCAGCAGAATCAAAAGCTCTATCCGGCTGACATTTAAAGCCATGGCCAGAATCAGCACAAGGATTCCAATAAAGAAGTGAATCTTCATGTTGCGCTGGCTCTTTACAGCATACAACACGCCTTCAATCGCATAATTAAAGCTGGCAGCGATCTTTCTTGGTTTCAAATCCCCTCACCCTAATCACGCGTTAAATTTAGTTCCGCCATGATCCTCTCCTCAAGAACGCGCATTTCCTGTTTTTCTTGGTCGGTTTCGTGATCATAGCCAAGCAGGTGCAGCAGTCCATGGGCAGTAAGATAACCCACTTCCCGCTCGAAACTGTGATTATACTCAGCACTCTGCTCATAGGCTCGCTCTAAAGAGATTACAATATCCCCTAAAACTCTGGGCGCTCCCTCAGGCTGAAAAAACTCCTCGCCTTCTTCCAGAGCAAACGAGAGCACATCAGTTGCCTCATCTATCCCGCGGTAATCGCGGTTTAAATCTCTGATTGTGTCATTATCGACAAAGGTCACACTGACTTCCACCGGACCGCTGATCTGTAATACACCTAAACCAGTTTCAACTACTTGGTTTACAAGCGCTTCCAAACCGGCAGCATCAAATTTAGTCTGCTCATTGTTAATGTATAGTTCCACTGATTATTTTCCCTTCCCCTCAATTTCTTCGCGGGTAATCTTTTCTGGATACTCGATGCGCCCGTGGAAGATTCCAATCAGCACTTTCGAAAAAGCATCCGCAATTTTATTCAGGTCTTTAAAGGTCAAATCGCTTTCATCCAGCTGTCCATCATCAAGGCGATCGCGAATGATTTTGCGGACCAAACCTTCAATTTTGCCCGGTGTCGGCTTCGGTAATGACCGCACTGCCGCTTCCACAGCATCCGCCAGCGATACAATGGCAGTTTCCTTGGTCTGTGGTTTTGGCCCAGGATACCGGAAATCACTTTCTTCCACTCCACCTTCATTTGCTTCTAAAGCTCGATGGTAAAAGTATTTCACCAGATCAGTGCCGTGATGCTCAGAAATAAAAGATGTAACCACTGGCGGCAGTTTGTGCTCTTTAGCCAGCTCAACGCCATCCTTCACATGGGCAGTAATAATCAATGTGGACAGAGAAGGTGCAATCTTATCATGGGGATTGTCGGCTCCAAGCTGATTCTCTACAAAAAAGATCGGCCGTTTAATCTTACCGATATCATGAAATGTTGAGCCGACTCTCGCAAGCAGGCCATCGGCTCCCACTGCATCCGCAGCTGCTTCCGCCAGATTGCCCACCATAATGCTGTGATGATAGGTGCCGGGCGTTTCCATCAGCAGACGCCGCAGGAGTGGATGATTGGGATTGGTCAGTTCCAGCAGGCGAATCGCTGATGTTATGCCAAAAACACTTTCGAAGTACGGCAGCAGACCAATCGTACTGATCGAGCAGATCAAGCCATTAAGCATTCCCAGATAGCTGTGAACCACCATATTGGAGTCACCCTGCAGTAAACCAAAGGCCATCATCACCAGGAAATTACTGCCGCCCACAATAAAGCCTGCCCGCATCAGCTCACTGCGCTGACTGACCTTAGACACGCTAAGTATGGCGATTAATCCTCCAATTAATCCCTGAACTACCAAAGGAAGGGACTGGAAAATAATACCGCTGATCACTGATAATACCGTTACAGTCAGATAGCCAGTACGGGAATCCAAAAGCATGGTCACCAGCATTCCTGCCAAGGCAATCGGGGTTAAATACATGATCAGCAGCCAGTTGATCAGGGACAAGATTTTAGTGATTAAGGTAACTAAAATTAAAACTGAACCAACAAAAGCCAATCTGCTCTCACTTTTAATAATATCCGGCTGGTACTTGTATAATGACACTGCAAACAACAACAGAAGCAGAACGACAATAATCAGCAGACCCAGCAGCGACCAATAATCAATACCCTCTTGATATAAGCCGAGATCTTTGAGCATCTGAATGTGCTCTTCTCCTACTACTGTCCCATCACTGATAATTATCTCTCCGGCTTTTACAATTACCGGTTTTACTGCGCGGACCGCTTCTTGGCGCCGCTGCTCCACCGCCTGCTGATCCAATGCCAAGTTAGGTTTAATAACCTGGCCCGCGATCAGCACCGCCGCTTCCTGCAGCTCAAATCTGATATCACTTTGGGCAAACAGCACCCGAATGCGGTCATTGATATAAGAAACATCTGATTCAGAAATCCGCTGTTTCATCTGCTCCATAATTATTCGTTTGCTTTCTTCAGCAAATGTATTGTACTCCAGTTCATCCGCTGCGAGCAGCCGCTCAACATAATTGATGGGCAGTACAATCTCCGCCACCTGCGCCAGGCGTTTTTGCACAGTGACCGGCTCTCGCTGCCCATTTGCCGCAGTCTCCTCAGCATCGGACTCTGAATCTGATTCAGGCTCAATTCTTGCATCAGCAATAACAGCAAAAACTGTGTCGAGCCGCTCCTCAGCCTCGACAACTACAGCGTGATTTACAATGTAAAAATTTGGATCGATTTTAGCTTCCGCTTCAGCTTTAGCAGCAGCTTCCTGCTGTGCTCGCTGAGTCTGAGCCCGGTTTTCCATATCCCGAGGCACCCGAATATCCTGGCGGGCAACCTCGCCTACTTCCAGCTGATATCCGATTGGTGAGATGTTGATCGAAAGGATACCATACAATCCAATAAAAACCAAAACAGCCAAAACCCACTGACGTACATTGTTTTGTTCAAATTTGGTTTTAAAGCTCTGCATAAACTTTGTCCAAGGTTTTGACTTTGACTTACTCATTACGGCAGCTCCTCTCCAGAGTTAGCGCTTATGTTTCCTTTTCTTCAGCATCAAATTTATCATAGGCTTTAATGATTCTCTGTACAAGGGGATGACGGACAACATCACTGTCTGTTAGATAGCTGAATCCAATTCCTTTTACATTTTTAAGGATTTTAGTCACACCGACCAAACCGGACTTGCGTCCCCGCGGCAGGTCAATCTGAGTCACATCACCCGTTACAATTGCCTTTGAACCATAACCCAAGCGTGTTAAAAACATTTTCATCTGTTCATTGGTAGTGTTCTGCGCTTCATCAAGGATGATAAACGAATCATCTAATGTTCGTCCACGCATATATGCTAAGGGAGCTACCTCTATTACTTCCTTTTCCCGCAGCTTGAGGTATTGTTCTTGTCCTAAAATATCATATAAAGCATCATACAGGGGGCGGAGATACGGATCCACTTTGTCCTGAAGATCGCCAGGTAAAAAACCTAAATGCTCTCCCGCCTCTACAGCCGGGCGGGTCAAAATGAGACGGCTCACTTCCTTGCGTTTAAGCGCAGCTACAGCAGCGGCCATTGCCAAGTAAGTTTTGCCCGTGCCCGCTGGACCAATTCCAAAGATAATCACATTACTATTTATTGTCTGAATATATTTTTTCTGACCTTCAGTTCGCGGATAGATCTGGCGGCCCCGCGCAGTAGTGACAATTACTTCAGAATTTATCTCTTTAAGGCTAGTTGCACTGCCGGTATCAATCAACGTACTGGCATAATGAAAATCGTGAGAAGTTATTTCGCGTTTTAACCCTGCTACATTTTCTAGGATTCTGCGGACTTTCTCAACATCTTCAACATCGCCACTGAGGATCAAATCTATCCCCCGCGGTATAACGCGAATTCCATACTGAGCTTCCAGCCACCTCAGGTTCTCATCGCCTTTTCCGCTGATTGTCTGGGCTTGGGCAATGTCCGACAAGGTAAAGACTATTTCAGTTGCATGATGAGCCACTAACAAACCCCCTAATATATCTTAAGAAAACTATCCCTATCATAAGTATTATAAGCAAAAAGAAGGTGAGATGCAAACTAAAGCTTTGGCCTAAATTCAGCTATATCCCGCTCCAATTCCACGATCAATCCTACCCTTATCCCATGCTGATCTGCAAGCAAATACTCTTCAATCTGGGTATCTGCGACTTGCTCGCGATCGATCCCTTGCGCTTCCAGCTGCTGCCAGGCTCGCTCCAGAGCTAAGGTTTTGGCATCTTCAGTGGAAATCGGTACTGTTTCATAGTAGACCTCATCATAGATCTGTTTAGTCAGGCTGAATGGCAGCTTGAAACCGCGAATCTGCAGCTGCCACACCTCTAAAGTTGTGGCATACTCATTAAATGGCACCTTTCCGCCAAGAACAAATGATAACCCGACTGCCTCAATCCGGTAGTTCACATGGCGATTTCCGGTTTTTAATTCCACAGTTTTGCTCAACGCGGCTTCTCCAATAGCATCGAACCACACCCGAGCGCGCACGATCCCTTCGGCAGCTCCCGGCATTCTTCGGCCGTATTGATCATAATATTCACCAAAAATGAGAACATCTCCTTTCTTGACAGTGCTGCCTGCAGAAACAACCGGAGTACCCCTAAATGGCAATATTTGGGTAATCAGCCCATTCTCCGCAGCGACAATGTCGCCGTACTGGACTTCTGCTAATTCCGGACTGGTTCGTTCTACCACCTCAATATTCATTAATACCCCTTTGATGTTTATCCCTACCCACGAAAAATCAGGAAACTGGGTCAAAAGCGTATTTTCTAAAGACCGCTGATTGAGATCTACTTTACGCACCCCGGGTACTACTCCCCGCTCGGCCAACACCGCGGCGATGTCCTCAACACTGATCTCATCACTGCCTGATATCTCAACAAACCAGATAAATCCTGTTAAGTAATATAAGCAGAACAGAACAGCTATCAGTCCCAGCATCAGCATTTTACGCTTTTGAAGTTTAGCCGCCAAAAATGGCAGTCCTCTCCTGCCGACAATTCCGACGCGGATATTCAAGCCTCTTAAAAGCGGACGAATATTCTTAAAATGCTTAATCCGGATTTTGCCAATCATAATATTAGCTGTAACGCGCTCTAGATCCCAGATGCCGTAACCCTGGCGGGCGATTCTGTTCAGCAGCTGTTCTAAATCTGCGCCTTTAAGCTTAATAATCACATAACCGGTAATCCAAGCCCAAAGCCGTTCAATCATGACGTCACCCCGCTACTGGTTGACCATTTCAATGGTGAAGATACTGCCCTCGATCTTGATGTCATCCTTTTCAATAAACCGAACTGCCAGCTTTCTGCCATAAACGCGGATAATCCCATCCTTCACCCGCAGCTGAATCTCTTCAGGCGTATATCTTTCAATGCCCTTATGCTTTTCAATCAGCATTTCGCTGTTCCCGATAACTGTGATTCGCGGCAGATCTAATACCACATCTGCCGGCAGGTCCAAAGCAGCAGTCAGTTTTCGCACAGTCCGATTAAAACCGGCACCCATTGCCCCACCTCCAACTATCACCGCTACTTTAAACACTATGCTTATCTACCCGAAAGAATAACTAAAAAGAAAATTCCCGAGACAGAGCTTACCTATCTCGGGAACTTATCTTACCGTAAAGGCCAGGGCCGCAGTGCGCGGGGCTCGCGAAGAATCTCACTTAGGATTACCGCTTCCCGCATCCGCTGCGCTGGAATTCTTTGATCAAAACCTACTTCAGGCTGCTTAGAAACTACCGCTGCAGCCGGTTTTGTTCTGCTGATTCCTTCAGGACCGTCATTTAAATCAAACTCACCCTCAAAATCATCATCAACCCAGTCAGAGTCAAAGCCATCGTCTACATCATCCCATCCATCATCATCAGGCATTGACTGAGTCACTGATTGCGGCTTCGGCTGGGTCTGCAGTACCGGTTGCGCAGCTGCAGGATCAGCCTTAGGTTGAGGTCTCTCCTCTTTAGCAGCAGGCTCCACCCTCGGTATTCGCGGTGAGGCCGTTCGCTTCGGATTCTTCATCGACTGCACCACGGCACTGATTACCGATGCAACCAAGTACAAAACTACGATTACCGAAAAAATTGATTCCATGGCATTCCTCCTCGGAACCAGGAACTACTGCTTTTTGTCACTGCGGCCAGCTTCTGGTTCATCTGTTTTACCAGCTCTGCCAATTGACTGCCTCATGTCTGTATCAGCCATGAGGTTGCGCATCTGGTAATAATCCATAACACCCATTTTGCCTTCACGCAGAGCTTGAGCTAAAGCCTTCGGTACCTCTGCTTCAGCTTCGACTACCCGCGCCCGCATTTCTTCTACGCGAGCCTTCATCTCGTGCTCATAGGCA of Bacillota bacterium contains these proteins:
- the yqfC gene encoding sporulation protein YqfC yields the protein MGAGFNRTVRKLTAALDLPADVVLDLPRITVIGNSEMLIEKHKGIERYTPEEIQLRVKDGIIRVYGRKLAVRFIEKDDIKIEGSIFTIEMVNQ
- a CDS encoding PhoH family protein — encoded protein: MVFTLSDIAQAQTISGKGDENLRWLEAQYGIRVIPRGIDLILSGDVEDVEKVRRILENVAGLKREITSHDFHYASTLIDTGSATSLKEINSEVIVTTARGRQIYPRTEGQKKYIQTINSNVIIFGIGPAGTGKTYLAMAAAVAALKRKEVSRLILTRPAVEAGEHLGFLPGDLQDKVDPYLRPLYDALYDILGQEQYLKLREKEVIEVAPLAYMRGRTLDDSFIILDEAQNTTNEQMKMFLTRLGYGSKAIVTGDVTQIDLPRGRKSGLVGVTKILKNVKGIGFSYLTDSDVVRHPLVQRIIKAYDKFDAEEKET
- a CDS encoding HDIG domain-containing protein produces the protein MSKSKSKPWTKFMQSFKTKFEQNNVRQWVLAVLVFIGLYGILSINISPIGYQLEVGEVARQDIRVPRDMENRAQTQRAQQEAAAKAEAEAKIDPNFYIVNHAVVVEAEERLDTVFAVIADARIEPESDSESDAEETAANGQREPVTVQKRLAQVAEIVLPINYVERLLAADELEYNTFAEESKRIIMEQMKQRISESDVSYINDRIRVLFAQSDIRFELQEAAVLIAGQVIKPNLALDQQAVEQRRQEAVRAVKPVIVKAGEIIISDGTVVGEEHIQMLKDLGLYQEGIDYWSLLGLLIIVVLLLLLFAVSLYKYQPDIIKSESRLAFVGSVLILVTLITKILSLINWLLIMYLTPIALAGMLVTMLLDSRTGYLTVTVLSVISGIIFQSLPLVVQGLIGGLIAILSVSKVSQRSELMRAGFIVGGSNFLVMMAFGLLQGDSNMVVHSYLGMLNGLICSISTIGLLPYFESVFGITSAIRLLELTNPNHPLLRRLLMETPGTYHHSIMVGNLAEAAADAVGADGLLARVGSTFHDIGKIKRPIFFVENQLGADNPHDKIAPSLSTLIITAHVKDGVELAKEHKLPPVVTSFISEHHGTDLVKYFYHRALEANEGGVEESDFRYPGPKPQTKETAIVSLADAVEAAVRSLPKPTPGKIEGLVRKIIRDRLDDGQLDESDLTFKDLNKIADAFSKVLIGIFHGRIEYPEKITREEIEGKGK
- the yqfD gene encoding sporulation protein YqfD — its product is MIERLWAWITGYVIIKLKGADLEQLLNRIARQGYGIWDLERVTANIMIGKIRIKHFKNIRPLLRGLNIRVGIVGRRGLPFLAAKLQKRKMLMLGLIAVLFCLYYLTGFIWFVEISGSDEISVEDIAAVLAERGVVPGVRKVDLNQRSLENTLLTQFPDFSWVGINIKGVLMNIEVVERTSPELAEVQYGDIVAAENGLITQILPFRGTPVVSAGSTVKKGDVLIFGEYYDQYGRRMPGAAEGIVRARVWFDAIGEAALSKTVELKTGNRHVNYRIEAVGLSFVLGGKVPFNEYATTLEVWQLQIRGFKLPFSLTKQIYDEVYYETVPISTEDAKTLALERAWQQLEAQGIDREQVADTQIEEYLLADQHGIRVGLIVELERDIAEFRPKL
- the ybeY gene encoding rRNA maturation RNase YbeY, giving the protein MELYINNEQTKFDAAGLEALVNQVVETGLGVLQISGPVEVSVTFVDNDTIRDLNRDYRGIDEATDVLSFALEEGEEFFQPEGAPRVLGDIVISLERAYEQSAEYNHSFEREVGYLTAHGLLHLLGYDHETDQEKQEMRVLEERIMAELNLTRD